The Blastomonas fulva genome contains a region encoding:
- a CDS encoding sensor domain-containing diguanylate cyclase: MFVRLRLWHNSLSISARTAWSMAVGLTLVIAATAVVAFGQEQNTAIDESLVRLDQRNAKIVDELAQRFDRIARTQARAIDLFRAERATLTPAQARREFDALYPLGADGTRRSTDVMFDGGRTAIGHVEGMAAFVPGGVANDLEAVRDMVAATHAVRALGEGSRFEIESLYFFTPANAMVIFAPDRPDRLEYYRRTAPASFGFQDAEFATISTQTANPARSMLCTGLQSLISLQNRQVWTTGCMTPVDRDGRHIGTFGTSMPLDQVVPAGHFADNSDDNVILVSREGRLIYHPEYTLQHSSRTGQYLDITTSDKPELRALWALVRKHGKSGFTGKADDLDAYVSLQAIPGAGWYALTVKPERLILAEALRPIPRIAGMAVVALFVCILAVTLALRSLVGKPLRRLTRDAQRITRELANDAILVLPDRDRSSNEVTRLVRWFETMASAIRQSHSLLEERVAERTSALNQANDKLRLLSEIDPLTGIANRRKILAELDDRLIRVRAGSAMAVLVVDVDNFKAINDRHGHVAGDDALRVLAQLMQSLLRPGDALGRMGGEEFVIILDRARPVIADAIAERIRAAIARNSFEVHGNLALSITVSIGVANWHPGDTARALYARADGALYQAKTAGRNCAITSRHVPGAERSAA; encoded by the coding sequence ATGTTCGTCCGGCTCCGACTTTGGCACAATTCGCTGTCGATCAGCGCGCGGACGGCGTGGAGCATGGCCGTCGGCCTGACGCTCGTCATCGCCGCGACTGCTGTGGTGGCCTTTGGGCAGGAGCAGAACACCGCCATCGATGAGTCTCTGGTGCGGCTGGATCAGCGCAACGCAAAAATCGTCGACGAGCTGGCCCAGCGCTTCGACCGCATCGCCCGCACCCAGGCCCGCGCCATCGATCTGTTCCGTGCCGAGCGTGCGACGCTGACGCCCGCACAGGCGCGGCGCGAGTTCGATGCGCTCTATCCGCTCGGCGCCGATGGCACCCGCCGCAGCACCGATGTGATGTTCGACGGTGGCCGCACCGCGATCGGCCATGTCGAGGGCATGGCGGCCTTTGTCCCCGGCGGCGTGGCCAACGATCTTGAGGCGGTGCGCGACATGGTCGCGGCAACCCATGCGGTTCGCGCGCTGGGCGAAGGCAGCCGGTTCGAGATCGAGAGCCTGTATTTCTTCACCCCGGCCAACGCCATGGTGATCTTCGCCCCCGACCGCCCTGATCGGCTGGAATATTACCGCAGGACCGCGCCTGCCAGCTTCGGTTTCCAGGACGCCGAGTTCGCGACCATTTCCACCCAGACGGCCAACCCGGCTCGATCCATGTTGTGCACCGGCCTGCAATCGCTGATATCGCTGCAGAACCGGCAGGTCTGGACGACCGGCTGCATGACCCCCGTCGATCGCGACGGGCGGCATATAGGCACCTTCGGCACCTCGATGCCGCTCGATCAGGTGGTGCCTGCCGGGCATTTTGCCGACAACAGCGACGACAACGTGATCCTGGTCTCGCGCGAAGGGCGACTGATCTATCACCCCGAATACACGCTGCAGCACAGCAGCAGGACCGGCCAGTATCTCGATATCACCACCAGCGACAAGCCCGAGCTGCGGGCGCTGTGGGCGCTGGTGCGCAAGCACGGCAAGTCCGGATTCACCGGCAAGGCGGACGATCTCGACGCCTATGTCTCGCTGCAGGCGATCCCGGGCGCGGGCTGGTATGCACTGACCGTCAAGCCCGAAAGGCTGATCCTGGCAGAGGCGCTGCGGCCCATTCCGCGGATCGCGGGGATGGCGGTGGTTGCCTTGTTCGTGTGCATTCTGGCGGTGACGCTGGCCTTGCGCAGCCTGGTCGGCAAGCCCCTGCGGCGGCTGACGCGCGATGCGCAGCGCATCACCCGCGAGCTGGCCAACGATGCGATCCTGGTGCTGCCCGATCGCGACAGGAGCAGCAACGAGGTCACCCGGCTGGTCCGCTGGTTCGAAACCATGGCAAGCGCCATCCGCCAGTCGCACAGCCTGCTGGAAGAGCGGGTGGCGGAGCGTACATCCGCGCTCAACCAGGCCAACGACAAGCTGCGCCTGCTGTCCGAGATCGATCCGCTGACCGGCATCGCCAACCGGCGCAAGATTCTGGCCGAGCTGGATGACCGGCTGATCCGCGTGCGCGCGGGCAGCGCGATGGCGGTGCTGGTGGTGGATGTCGACAACTTCAAGGCGATCAACGACCGCCATGGCCATGTTGCCGGCGACGATGCGTTGCGCGTGCTGGCGCAGCTGATGCAGTCGCTGCTGCGGCCGGGCGATGCGCTGGGCCGCATGGGCGGCGAGGAGTTCGTGATCATCCTCGATCGCGCGCGCCCGGTGATCGCCGATGCCATTGCCGAACGCATCCGCGCCGCGATCGCCCGCAACAGCTTCGAGGTGCATGGCAATCTGGCGCTCAGCATTACGGTCAGCATCGGGGTGGCCAACTGGCATCCGGGCGACACCGCGCGGGCGCTGTACGCTCGGGCCGATGGCGCGCTGTACCAGGCCAAGACCGCAGGCCGCAATTGCGCGATCACCAGCCGTCATGTGCCGGGGGCAGAG